The Candidatus Latescibacter sp. genome includes the window GGTGCGGTATTTCGATCCTGACCGTGCGCGGCCAGGCCTTCCCGAAGATACCGCGGCGCTTGTGGAAAAACTCAGCGCTGACCGGACGGTATTCTCCCTCGTCAATACGAACCTCCGTGAGACCCGGAGAATGATCGTACAGGGCGGCGCCTACGCCGAGCACACGTTCACCGAAGTACGTGTCTTGCGGTCGGCGGCGCGTCAGGACTCTCCACCGGTTCCCGGCGGCCAGGTCTATTCGGTCAACCGTGAGTTCTTCGCAGTGGAACTTCCGCCTTCGAGTATGGTCCGGCTCGATGCGGATATGAAGAGATTCGTGAACCGGCCTACCTACGCGTTCCCGTGGAAGCGGGCACGGTGATATTTCTGAAACACGTTCGGCATGACCGATGCGCTGTCACCCTGAACTCGTTTCAGGATCTAATTCCAATTGTTTTTCAAATAGACACTATCTAACCCGGATTATTCACAAAATTTTTACGCCTTACTCTTAAGTTCTTATATAATAAAATGATAGAAGAATATTTACCTTAATTTCTTCAAAATTGAATTATTTTCGATGTAACATATGTTCACTCTATCTGTAATTTCTTTTTAGAAAAATAGGCGGTGATAATTCTTTAATACTTTTTCATTACTTCTTGTTATACAAGAGGATAAGCTTTATTTTGTAATATATGGTAAGTGATTGATATTTATGTAAAAAATTGAAATGACAATTTTACGAATAATCCGGGTTAACATGGTAAATATAATAACATATAAGTGCAACATAATTAGGAAAAAACTGTTACACTTTGTCTTTTAGTCTTTTAAGTCCCCCTTTGGGGGATTTAGGGGGCTGTAGTTTTGAGGCTTACAAAAAGAAAATCCATTTTTTATGAATAATCCGGGTTAAAAGGCTGCCTCTCAGATAGTTATATCATTATTCACAGGTGTGTTTGACAAGTTGCATTACGGGTTCAATCCGCTGAACCCCTGCTGAAATTTTGACAGGATTAACAGGAGTATCAGGAATGACTTCACGCGAGAGAGTGCGAGCTGCCCTGAATCACCGTCAGCCGGACCGGGTTCCCGTTGATTTCGGCTCCACCATGGTCACTGGTATATCGGTCAGTGTGGTTTTACAGCTCCGGAAAGCTCTCGGACTGGATGGTCCCGATGCACGGGTAAAGGTCATCGAGCCCTACCAGATGCTTGGCGAGATTGAAAACGACCTCCGCCGGAAGATGCATATCGACTGTATCGGGCTTTTCGGAACAAAAAATATGTTCGGGTTCGAAAACAAAGACTGGAAGCCCTGGACCATGTTTGACGGCACCAGGGTGCTCGTTCCGGGTCTTTTCAATACCGTGCCCGATGAAAACGGCGATATTCCCATGTACGCCTGCGGCGACCGAACCTATTCCCCCTGCGCACGGATGCCGAAGGGAGGATTCTACTTTGATTCGACCGTCCGTCAGAAGCCCATCGATGACGATCATCTCCGGGTCGAGGACAACCTGGAAGAATTCGGCCCCCTTTCCGAAGAAGAATTGGAGCACCTCCGTAAAAGCTCCGAATGGCTCTACACCAACACCGGGTATGCGGTGGTATACTCCATGCCGGGAACTTCTTTCGGAGACATAGCCTTTGTGCCCGGCCCGGGGATTAAAGACCCCCGCGGAATCCGTTCTGTAGAGGAATGGTATGTTTCCACCGTGATCCGCAGAGATTATGTCTACGAAGTATTCGAACGGGAGTGCGAGATCGGCCTTTCTAATCTCGCCCGTGTCAGGGAAGCAGCAGGCGACCGCATCGAAGTCATTTTCATCACCGGCGCCGATTTTGGCACCCAGCGCGGGCCGTTCATCTCTCCGGACGTTTACCGAGATCTTTTCATGCCCTTTCACAAACGTCTTTGCGGCTGGATACACCATAACACATCCTGGAAAACGTTCATGCATTCCTGCGGTGGAATCCGTCCCCTTCTTGAAGATGTGATCGAAGCCGGATTCGACATTATCAATCCGGTGCAGTGTTCGGCAGAGGGTATGGATGCGCACATGTTGAAGGAGGATTTCGGCTCGCGACTCACCTTCTGGGGCGGCGGAGTGGACACACAGAAGACACTCCCTTTCGGAAGTCCGGAAGATGTATACCGTGAAGTGAGCGAGCGCATCCGGATTTTCAACCGTGACGGCGGTTTTATTTTCAACGCAATCCACAACATTCAGGCAGGCACTCCGGTGGAAAATGTGCTGGCCATGCTGAAAGCCATCGAGGATTCGTTTTGAAAGAGGAAAAATACCTGATATGAAACGCATTGTATTTTTCAGTATCATCCTCTTGATGTTCCTTGGGAATGTATATGCCCAGTCCGGTCTCCAATCCGGTCTCAATGAGAAGGAACCGGCAAAACGTCAGTTGGGCGCTCCCCTTTATCCGAGGACGGTCTTTATTCGAACCACTGCCGGCCTTGACCCCTATTACGAAACTGCCGAGTATATCACCAGCGATGATGTAAGCACGGTACTGGGCTATTTTGAGACAAGACTCCCGAAAAAACGTGAGATCATATACGAGGACAAGGATACTTATCTGGTCATATTTCTCCTCAAAACCTGGTCACCCTTCCCCGATAGGCCCCCAAAGGAGGCTCTGAGCCAATTGGAACGCGAACCGAATGTCCAGCTCCGTGAATTCCACGAAGGGCCTTATGCTCCCCTCATAGAATACTTTGACCGCAAGCCCGGGGGAAAACCCAAAGCCGATGCCCTCCGTGAAGGCCGTACCATGATCCTTTACACCTATCGGATTTCGGAAGTGGACAGGAGCAAGAGCAGGCTGATCGGGGCATGGAAAGAATCCGACCGTGATCTTGCATATTACTGGGGAAGTATTCTGGAATTCAGAACGAATGGAACCTACAAATTTACCTTCACCGAACAAAACCTCAAAGCCATGGCGCAAATACTCGCCGGCAGGGAGCCGTTCAAAGATATGGGAAGTGATGCCGTTCAGAAAATCCTCGCCGGGAAAAACCCTGAAACCGGCGCCTTCGCGATCACGAAAAATGTCATCAGCCTTGAATCGCCGAACCCTGTGGACGGTGTGCAAAAGAAAAACGGCCTGGCGAGTATTGGGAATGCTTCCCTGTCGCTGGAGCTGGTCAACAAACCCAAATTGGTATTCGTCCGGGTGCCGGAAAGTAAACCAGCGCCTGGAAAG containing:
- a CDS encoding uroporphyrinogen decarboxylase family protein, producing MTSRERVRAALNHRQPDRVPVDFGSTMVTGISVSVVLQLRKALGLDGPDARVKVIEPYQMLGEIENDLRRKMHIDCIGLFGTKNMFGFENKDWKPWTMFDGTRVLVPGLFNTVPDENGDIPMYACGDRTYSPCARMPKGGFYFDSTVRQKPIDDDHLRVEDNLEEFGPLSEEELEHLRKSSEWLYTNTGYAVVYSMPGTSFGDIAFVPGPGIKDPRGIRSVEEWYVSTVIRRDYVYEVFERECEIGLSNLARVREAAGDRIEVIFITGADFGTQRGPFISPDVYRDLFMPFHKRLCGWIHHNTSWKTFMHSCGGIRPLLEDVIEAGFDIINPVQCSAEGMDAHMLKEDFGSRLTFWGGGVDTQKTLPFGSPEDVYREVSERIRIFNRDGGFIFNAIHNIQAGTPVENVLAMLKAIEDSF